From one Cupriavidus sp. P-10 genomic stretch:
- a CDS encoding cysteine dioxygenase family protein — translation MSHSSPAERQAARRKAVAAALTDIRRLAAGQPDRDALDAVAARLQALAAQRELFTREDFPPPADTASGASTRYRLNPDDGDDAAALYLNSINPGKTTIPHNHDTWAVIVAVEGREFNRVYRRTDDRSDPAFAQLEVARELTVEPGTPIAFLPDDIHSIHVVGEAPTLHFHCYGRPLETLTGRYGVRPESGEIVNYNATQMQPSKVSA, via the coding sequence ATGAGCCATTCTTCTCCCGCCGAACGCCAGGCGGCCCGCCGCAAGGCAGTGGCCGCCGCACTGACCGACATCCGGCGCCTGGCCGCGGGCCAGCCTGACCGCGACGCGCTCGACGCAGTGGCCGCGCGCCTGCAGGCGCTGGCGGCGCAGCGCGAACTGTTCACCCGCGAGGACTTTCCGCCACCGGCGGATACGGCCAGCGGCGCTTCGACGCGCTACCGGCTGAATCCCGATGATGGCGACGACGCGGCCGCGCTGTACCTGAACTCGATCAATCCGGGCAAGACGACCATCCCTCACAACCACGATACCTGGGCCGTGATCGTCGCGGTGGAAGGCCGCGAGTTCAACCGGGTCTACCGCCGCACCGACGACCGCAGCGACCCGGCTTTCGCGCAGCTTGAAGTGGCGCGCGAGCTGACGGTCGAGCCGGGCACGCCAATCGCCTTCCTGCCTGACGACATCCACAGCATCCACGTGGTCGGCGAGGCGCCGACGCTGCATTTCCACTGCTATGGCCGACCGCTCGAAACGCTGACGGGCCGCTATGGCGTGCGCCCGGAGAGCGGCGAGATAGTCAACTACAACGCCACGCAGATGCAACCGAGCAAGGTGTCGGCATGA
- the metC gene encoding cystathionine beta-lyase, which translates to MSGAGRHTQLLHAGAATLRDGAGPVNVPVVRTSTVRFASQQALESRQHRRAAGERVASYGRHGLDTHEALEDALTTLEGGHRAFLAPSGLSAITLVLLALLGPGDHALVSDSVYAPVRRVDKTLLRRLGITIEYFSPAHDDLAALIRPETRLVYLESPSSLLFEVLDLPRLAAVARERGVPVAVDNTWSGGWFLQPLRLGANISIQAATKYIAGHSDVMQGAVIVDNPALAERIAATHEALGLAIGADDAYLSLRGLRTLPLRLAQHQRNATEVAQWLQRHPQVGRVFYPALPDDPGHALWLRDFSGASGLVSFAFRDGGASAASEFVDALRWFSIGASWGGYESLALVAPPERLREHRTWQGNTPVVRLHVGLEDTQDLLADLDQAFHRTLT; encoded by the coding sequence ATGAGCGGCGCAGGCAGGCATACGCAGTTGCTGCATGCGGGGGCGGCGACGCTGCGCGACGGCGCGGGGCCGGTCAATGTGCCGGTGGTGAGGACCAGCACGGTACGCTTCGCCAGCCAGCAGGCACTGGAGTCGCGCCAGCACCGCCGCGCCGCCGGCGAACGCGTCGCTTCCTACGGCCGCCACGGGCTGGATACGCACGAGGCACTGGAGGACGCGCTGACCACGCTCGAAGGCGGCCATCGCGCATTCCTGGCGCCGTCGGGGCTGTCGGCGATCACGCTGGTGCTGCTGGCCCTGCTCGGTCCCGGCGACCATGCACTGGTATCCGACAGCGTCTATGCGCCGGTGCGGCGCGTCGACAAGACGCTGCTGCGGCGGCTGGGCATCACCATCGAATACTTTTCGCCAGCGCATGACGACCTCGCCGCGCTGATCCGGCCCGAGACCAGGCTCGTCTACCTGGAATCGCCAAGCTCGCTGTTGTTCGAGGTGCTGGACCTGCCAAGGCTGGCGGCGGTGGCGCGCGAACGCGGCGTGCCGGTGGCCGTGGACAACACCTGGAGCGGCGGCTGGTTCCTGCAGCCCCTGCGCCTCGGCGCCAATATCTCGATCCAGGCCGCGACCAAATATATTGCCGGGCATTCCGACGTGATGCAGGGCGCGGTCATCGTGGACAACCCCGCGCTGGCGGAGCGCATCGCCGCCACGCACGAGGCCCTGGGCCTCGCCATCGGCGCCGATGATGCCTACCTGTCGCTGCGCGGTCTGCGCACGCTGCCGCTGCGCCTGGCCCAGCACCAACGCAATGCCACCGAGGTCGCGCAATGGCTGCAGCGCCACCCACAGGTGGGCCGCGTGTTCTACCCGGCGCTGCCGGACGACCCTGGCCACGCGCTGTGGCTGCGCGACTTCAGCGGCGCCAGCGGGCTGGTGTCGTTCGCATTCCGCGATGGAGGTGCCAGCGCGGCCAGCGAATTTGTCGATGCGTTGCGGTGGTTCTCGATCGGCGCTTCCTGGGGCGGCTACGAAAGCCTCGCGCTGGTCGCCCCGCCGGAACGGCTGCGCGAGCACCGCACGTGGCAGGGCAATACGCCAGTGGTGCGGCTGCACGTCGGGCTCGAAGACACACAAGACCTGCTGGCCGATCTCGACCAGGCCTTCCACCGTACCCTGACCTGA
- a CDS encoding FAD/NAD(P)-binding protein codes for MSDPDQLAREALRLLGPAPENWVPPRDSFDHNVLIVGGGQGGSAFAYALRRAGIGGVSVIDAAPDATQAGVWLTRARMHKLRTVKNLVGPELGVTALGFQAWYEARHGSEAYAALDRIPRTDWAAYLDWFRRFLDIEVRYGTQLTEIAPHEGAAVPGLAVQLVVNGQARTETTRKLALARSLHAAHRRVRRRTGGIALSRRWPAVQREGPGHRPVAGCDPRLQPGRLCHRRRTPGRPAEHAARHPGRGAAHRRGPVPGRPRPA; via the coding sequence ATGAGCGATCCGGATCAACTCGCCCGCGAAGCGCTGCGCCTGCTCGGGCCGGCGCCAGAAAACTGGGTACCACCACGCGACAGCTTCGACCACAACGTACTGATCGTCGGCGGCGGCCAGGGCGGCAGCGCCTTTGCGTATGCCCTGCGCCGCGCCGGCATCGGCGGCGTGTCGGTGATCGACGCCGCGCCCGACGCCACGCAAGCCGGCGTCTGGCTGACGCGGGCGCGCATGCACAAGCTGCGCACGGTCAAGAACCTGGTTGGCCCCGAACTGGGCGTCACCGCGCTGGGCTTCCAGGCCTGGTACGAGGCCCGCCATGGCAGCGAGGCTTACGCAGCGCTGGACCGCATCCCGCGCACCGACTGGGCCGCCTATCTCGACTGGTTCCGCCGCTTCCTCGATATCGAGGTCCGCTACGGCACCCAGCTTACGGAGATCGCGCCGCACGAAGGCGCTGCTGTCCCAGGGCTTGCGGTGCAGCTCGTCGTGAACGGTCAGGCGCGCACGGAAACCACGCGCAAGCTCGCGCTGGCGCGATCGCTACACGCCGCCCACCGGCGAGTGCGACGACGCACTGGGGGCATCGCCTTATCTCGGCGATGGCCTGCAGTACAACGAGAAGGTCCCGGGCACCGCCCCGTGGCTGGGTGCGATCCACGTCTACAACCCGGCCGGCTATGCCACCGTCGGCGTACCCCTGGGCGACCTGCCGAGCATGCGGCGCGACATCCCGGCCGCGGTGCGGCGCATCGGCGAGGACCTGTTCCTGGCCGACCTCGACCTGCATGA
- a CDS encoding rhodanese-like domain-containing protein, whose translation MTQQNLSPSAVPGSDVASRRHAAVAAFIAEARQLLEPAPHPGRETLQTVARALERLGAQRDLFPAAHFPVSADNPAQVYRLSEDLDGRYALYVSAGLPGKAQPPHDHTTWAIIAGITGNERNVFYRREATDDPVRDRLTETGRSDVASGSSVTLLPDDVHTIELIGNEPGLHLHFYGLALDRLSGRVVFESAAGGSYRHFGPPRHIAHAAIDAVALKAALADGDEIALLDVRETGVFVRGHLLLAASAPLWRLELLIDRLVPRRDTRIVLTDGDDGDDGGDRLAHQGAAKLLRLGWRNVSVLTGGTQAWATAGFEVFSGSNVPSKAFGEVIEHQKHTPWISADELQQRIERGDDLVVVDSRTTEEFADFSLPFAHSLPGAELVYRIGELAPRPETLVVVNCAGRTRSIVGAQTLIDAGVPNPVVSLKDGTMAWLLDGRTLAHGRHTPLPEPAEAAREAARGRAEAVASRAGVRRLDAAGLARLEREAGQHTLYRFDVRTRAEYEAGHLPGWRWAPGGQLVQATDEYAATRHARIVLADWDGVRALTTGAWLAQLGAHEVFVYAPSPDAAVDTGAEPLRVLTSRHAAQPVSAQQADALLQAGGARVFDVERRAAYEKRHVAGAQFAVPDRLEALIAGIPAAETLLVTSSDGVLARIVAAELAARSGRDVRYLAGGTQAWTAAGLPTGSGAQGVLTGEEDYWYSPYHHADEALRDAGFRAYLDWEIGLVAQLEREGDIGIRLLAH comes from the coding sequence ATGACCCAACAGAACCTTTCCCCATCAGCGGTGCCGGGCAGCGACGTTGCCAGCCGGCGCCACGCGGCCGTGGCCGCCTTCATCGCCGAGGCAAGACAGTTGCTGGAGCCTGCCCCGCATCCTGGCCGCGAGACGCTGCAGACCGTGGCGCGAGCGCTGGAGCGGCTGGGCGCGCAACGCGACTTGTTCCCGGCGGCGCACTTTCCTGTCTCGGCCGACAATCCCGCGCAGGTCTATCGCCTCTCGGAGGATCTCGATGGCCGCTATGCGCTGTACGTCTCCGCCGGGCTGCCGGGCAAGGCACAGCCGCCGCATGACCACACCACGTGGGCCATCATTGCCGGCATCACCGGCAATGAGCGCAATGTCTTCTATCGCCGGGAAGCCACCGACGACCCCGTACGCGACCGCCTGACCGAGACCGGTCGCAGCGATGTCGCGAGCGGCAGCTCCGTGACGCTGTTGCCCGACGACGTCCATACCATCGAGCTGATCGGCAATGAGCCCGGCCTGCACCTGCATTTCTATGGCCTGGCGCTCGACCGCCTGAGCGGGCGCGTGGTGTTTGAAAGCGCCGCGGGCGGCAGCTATCGGCACTTCGGGCCGCCCAGGCATATCGCCCATGCCGCCATCGACGCGGTCGCGCTGAAGGCGGCGCTGGCGGATGGCGACGAGATCGCGCTGCTGGACGTGCGCGAGACCGGTGTCTTTGTGCGCGGGCACCTGTTGCTTGCGGCTTCGGCACCGCTGTGGCGGCTGGAACTGTTGATCGACCGGCTGGTGCCGCGCCGCGATACGCGCATCGTCCTGACTGATGGCGACGATGGCGACGATGGCGGCGATCGCCTGGCGCACCAGGGGGCCGCCAAGCTGCTGCGGCTGGGCTGGCGCAACGTGTCGGTGCTGACCGGCGGCACGCAGGCATGGGCGACGGCGGGGTTCGAGGTGTTCTCCGGCAGCAACGTCCCCAGCAAGGCTTTCGGCGAAGTCATCGAGCACCAGAAGCACACGCCCTGGATCAGCGCCGACGAACTGCAGCAACGCATCGAGCGCGGCGACGACCTGGTGGTGGTGGATAGCCGCACCACCGAGGAGTTTGCCGACTTCAGCCTGCCCTTCGCGCACAGCCTGCCCGGCGCGGAACTGGTCTACCGCATTGGCGAGCTGGCGCCGCGGCCGGAAACGCTGGTCGTGGTCAACTGCGCGGGCCGCACCCGCAGCATCGTCGGCGCACAGACGCTGATCGACGCGGGGGTGCCCAACCCGGTGGTCTCGCTCAAGGACGGCACCATGGCCTGGCTGCTGGATGGCCGCACGCTGGCCCACGGTCGCCATACACCGCTGCCCGAACCGGCGGAGGCGGCACGTGAAGCCGCCCGTGGCCGTGCCGAGGCTGTCGCCTCGCGCGCCGGTGTACGCCGTCTCGATGCCGCCGGCCTGGCGCGGCTGGAGCGAGAAGCCGGACAGCACACCTTGTATCGTTTCGATGTGCGCACGCGCGCCGAATATGAGGCCGGCCACCTGCCGGGCTGGCGCTGGGCGCCTGGCGGGCAACTGGTGCAAGCCACGGACGAATACGCGGCAACGCGCCATGCGCGGATCGTGCTCGCCGACTGGGACGGCGTGCGGGCGCTGACCACCGGTGCGTGGCTGGCGCAACTGGGCGCGCACGAGGTGTTCGTGTATGCCCCGTCGCCCGACGCCGCGGTCGACACCGGCGCGGAGCCGCTTCGCGTGCTGACGTCGCGGCACGCGGCGCAGCCGGTGTCGGCGCAGCAGGCCGATGCGCTGTTGCAGGCAGGCGGGGCACGCGTCTTCGACGTCGAGCGGCGCGCCGCCTACGAGAAGCGCCATGTTGCCGGCGCGCAGTTCGCGGTGCCGGACCGGCTAGAGGCGCTGATTGCCGGGATTCCCGCCGCCGAAACGTTGCTGGTCACGTCATCGGACGGTGTGCTGGCGCGCATTGTGGCGGCGGAACTGGCGGCGCGCAGCGGCCGTGACGTGCGCTACCTGGCCGGAGGCACGCAAGCATGGACGGCGGCGGGGCTGCCCACCGGCAGCGGCGCGCAGGGCGTGCTGACCGGCGAGGAGGATTACTGGTACAGCCCGTACCACCACGCCGACGAAGCGCTGCGCGATGCAGGATTCCGGGCCTACCTGGACTGGGAGATCGGACTGGTTGCGCAGCTTGAGCGCGAAGGGGACATCGGCATCCGGCTCCTGGCGCACTGA
- a CDS encoding tripartite tricarboxylate transporter substrate-binding protein — protein sequence MLRRNFLRALLALSPAMLAAPPLPATAADAAFPTRPVRIVVPVAPGGSADKLARTLATRLSELWQQPVMVDNVVGASGTIGAAQVAKARPDGHVLLLGGEGVTLNASLFKNLPYDTSHAFRGVTKAVVNPQVLVVRPDLGVRSFQDYLALARRKPGELALGLPGNGGIAHVAHEMLSRQLGFKVNYIPYPGGAPATVDLLGGHIDATLITLAAVTDYVRAGKLTALAVTTPYRSRALPQVPTLAEAGAAGFSVESWQGLLAPAATPAAVVDRISRDVAAVLQAPATRSQLEDAGYVVVASSAQELDATLSRDLPRYASVIASSGIALR from the coding sequence ATGCTCCGCCGCAACTTTCTCCGCGCTCTCCTTGCTCTTTCGCCAGCGATGCTGGCCGCCCCGCCGCTTCCGGCGACTGCCGCCGACGCGGCGTTTCCCACGCGCCCTGTGCGCATCGTGGTGCCGGTCGCACCCGGCGGCAGCGCTGACAAGCTGGCGCGCACGCTTGCCACCCGGCTCAGCGAGCTGTGGCAGCAACCGGTGATGGTGGACAACGTGGTCGGCGCCAGCGGCACCATCGGCGCGGCGCAGGTCGCGAAGGCCAGGCCGGACGGCCACGTGCTGCTGCTTGGCGGCGAAGGCGTGACGCTTAACGCCTCGCTGTTCAAGAACCTGCCGTATGACACCAGCCATGCCTTCCGCGGCGTCACCAAGGCCGTGGTGAACCCGCAGGTGCTGGTCGTCAGGCCGGACCTGGGGGTACGAAGCTTCCAGGATTACCTGGCCCTGGCCCGCCGCAAGCCGGGAGAACTGGCGCTGGGGCTGCCCGGCAATGGCGGCATCGCGCACGTCGCCCATGAAATGTTGTCGCGCCAGCTTGGCTTCAAGGTCAACTACATTCCTTATCCCGGAGGAGCGCCGGCTACGGTGGACCTGCTCGGCGGCCATATCGACGCCACGCTGATCACACTGGCCGCGGTGACCGACTATGTACGGGCAGGCAAGCTCACGGCGCTGGCGGTCACCACGCCGTATCGCTCCAGGGCACTCCCGCAGGTACCCACGCTGGCCGAGGCCGGCGCCGCGGGATTCTCCGTGGAGAGCTGGCAAGGACTGCTTGCCCCCGCTGCGACCCCGGCCGCCGTGGTTGACCGTATCAGCCGCGATGTGGCGGCGGTGCTGCAAGCACCCGCCACGCGCAGCCAGCTGGAGGATGCGGGCTATGTCGTGGTTGCCTCGTCGGCGCAGGAGCTGGATGCCACGCTGTCGCGCGACCTGCCCCGCTACGCCTCCGTGATTGCCTCATCCGGCATCGCCTTGCGCTGA
- a CDS encoding rhodanese-like domain-containing protein, protein MTDMTHTIDAATLRNWLNDGQSLALFDVREHGQYGEGHPFFAVPLPYSRLELEVGRLAPRHAERIVLLDDGASDVAARAARRLAQLGYADVTLLAGGAPAWAAAGYTLFKGVNVPSKTFGELVEHIQHTPRLSADAFAARRAAGEPFVLVDGRTGEEHRKMTIPGALGCPNGELALRLPALLTNPNTPVVVHCAGRTRSIIGAQTVLNLGLPNPVLALENGTQGWYLAGHALEHGSERSADAVPTTPLLQVARDRSATLLRRFGLPSLSTAQAQQWLDDAHRTTYLFDIRTAEEFARHSIEGAIHAPGGQLVQATDRYIGVRGSRVIVFDDDGVRAPVIASWLHQLGYESAVLADGLDAAVKVRAWPQPDLGGGPRVLDAGQLRKLHGEAAALAIIDLRESAAFDQGHAQGSVWSIRPRLLQALQSLRTTPEDPVVLLASEPDVAALAWKDLVDAGYGNVFRTDEGYQTWLSAGLAPAVDAEPLPPATRIDYLFFVHDRHEGNQDAARAYLAWETGLIAQCEEDELQVFRIPADTRSSPPEAGATRSA, encoded by the coding sequence ATGACCGACATGACCCATACCATCGACGCCGCCACGCTGCGCAACTGGCTGAATGATGGCCAGTCGTTGGCCCTGTTCGACGTGCGCGAGCATGGCCAGTACGGCGAAGGCCATCCCTTCTTTGCCGTCCCCCTGCCCTACAGCCGCCTGGAACTGGAGGTTGGCCGCCTGGCGCCGCGCCACGCGGAGCGTATCGTCTTGCTCGACGACGGTGCCAGCGACGTGGCAGCGCGCGCTGCGCGCCGGCTTGCGCAACTTGGCTACGCTGACGTGACGTTGCTGGCCGGCGGTGCGCCTGCCTGGGCGGCCGCCGGATACACCTTGTTCAAAGGCGTGAACGTGCCTTCCAAGACGTTTGGCGAACTGGTCGAGCATATCCAGCACACGCCGCGTCTGAGCGCCGATGCATTTGCCGCGCGCCGGGCCGCCGGTGAGCCGTTCGTGCTCGTGGACGGCCGCACCGGGGAAGAACACCGCAAGATGACCATCCCCGGCGCACTGGGGTGTCCCAACGGAGAACTGGCGCTGCGCCTGCCGGCTCTGCTGACCAATCCGAATACGCCAGTTGTCGTGCATTGTGCGGGGCGCACGCGCAGCATCATTGGCGCCCAGACGGTGTTGAACCTCGGCTTGCCCAACCCGGTGCTCGCGCTGGAGAACGGCACGCAGGGCTGGTATCTGGCAGGCCATGCGCTGGAACACGGCAGCGAGCGCTCCGCCGACGCCGTACCCACCACGCCCCTTCTGCAGGTTGCCCGCGATCGATCCGCCACGCTGCTGCGGCGCTTCGGCCTGCCGTCCCTGTCTACGGCACAGGCGCAGCAATGGCTCGATGACGCGCACCGCACCACCTACCTCTTCGATATCCGCACCGCGGAGGAATTCGCCCGGCACTCGATCGAAGGCGCCATCCACGCACCCGGCGGGCAACTGGTCCAGGCCACGGACCGCTATATCGGCGTGCGCGGCAGCCGTGTCATCGTGTTCGACGATGACGGTGTGCGCGCACCTGTGATCGCCAGCTGGCTGCACCAGCTGGGCTATGAGAGCGCCGTCCTTGCCGATGGCCTGGATGCGGCGGTCAAGGTGCGGGCGTGGCCGCAGCCGGACCTCGGCGGGGGCCCGCGTGTACTCGACGCCGGGCAACTGCGCAAACTGCACGGTGAAGCCGCAGCACTGGCGATCATCGATCTGCGCGAAAGCGCCGCGTTCGATCAGGGCCACGCGCAAGGCTCGGTATGGTCGATCCGGCCGCGCCTGCTGCAAGCGCTGCAGTCACTACGCACGACGCCGGAGGATCCCGTGGTATTGCTCGCGAGCGAGCCCGATGTGGCTGCCCTCGCCTGGAAAGACCTGGTGGACGCGGGCTACGGCAATGTCTTCCGCACCGACGAAGGCTATCAAACGTGGCTGTCGGCCGGGCTGGCGCCAGCCGTGGATGCCGAGCCGTTGCCCCCGGCTACGCGCATCGATTACCTGTTCTTCGTGCATGACCGCCACGAAGGCAACCAGGACGCGGCCAGGGCGTACCTGGCCTGGGAGACCGGGCTGATCGCCCAGTGCGAGGAAGATGAACTACAGGTGTTCCGCATTCCGGCGGATACGCGTAGCTCGCCGCCCGAGGCGGGCGCGACAAGGAGCGCATAG
- a CDS encoding MFS transporter has protein sequence MTTRLPHPSAAIAPQQAAIAPQQAATPWWRTLWVLVLGGGVLRGLALGVRHVQGLFLLPIIGERGWTRETFGFAMAVQNLTWGLAQPFTGMLADRYGSWKVMAGGLVLYAAGLYGMTQADTSPALVWSAGVCIGIALSGTTFGVVYGALSRMTDAAQRSRALGLAGAVGGIAQFALVPATQGLLVASGWAGTLLMLAVALAVVLPLALPFQDRAAEAPAPVGNTASAAAGELPLLAAVREAFSHSGFWLLNLGFLACGFQLAFIASHLPAYLLDRGMRPADGMAALAIIALANVAGIYVFGLLGGRHSKKYLLAGIYLARTSAMALFLLLPLGTPTLYLFCAAMGFLWLGTVPLTNGILAQVFGVRYLATLFGFVFFGHQLGSFFGVWLGGLVFELTGSYEPVWFGAMVLGVLAAALHWPIDDRQIVRAGLAPART, from the coding sequence ATGACCACCCGCCTGCCGCATCCGTCCGCCGCCATCGCTCCTCAGCAAGCCGCCATCGCTCCTCAGCAAGCCGCCACGCCGTGGTGGCGAACGCTGTGGGTGCTGGTGCTGGGCGGCGGTGTGCTGAGGGGCCTGGCGCTGGGCGTGCGCCATGTGCAGGGGCTGTTCCTGCTGCCCATCATCGGCGAGCGCGGCTGGACCCGCGAGACCTTCGGCTTTGCGATGGCGGTGCAGAACCTGACGTGGGGACTGGCGCAGCCCTTCACCGGCATGCTGGCCGACCGGTACGGCTCATGGAAGGTGATGGCCGGCGGACTGGTGCTCTATGCCGCCGGGCTGTACGGGATGACGCAGGCGGACACGTCGCCGGCCCTGGTCTGGTCGGCAGGCGTGTGCATCGGCATCGCGCTGTCCGGCACGACCTTCGGCGTGGTGTACGGCGCGCTGAGCCGGATGACCGACGCCGCGCAGCGCAGCCGCGCGCTGGGCCTGGCCGGCGCCGTCGGCGGCATCGCGCAGTTCGCGCTGGTGCCGGCTACGCAGGGGCTGCTGGTTGCATCGGGATGGGCCGGCACGCTGCTGATGCTCGCCGTCGCGCTGGCCGTGGTGCTGCCGCTGGCGCTGCCTTTCCAGGATCGGGCCGCCGAGGCGCCGGCGCCCGTTGGCAATACAGCCAGCGCGGCTGCCGGCGAACTGCCGCTATTGGCCGCCGTGCGCGAGGCGTTCAGCCACTCCGGCTTCTGGCTGCTGAACCTTGGCTTTCTGGCATGCGGCTTCCAGCTGGCTTTCATCGCCAGCCACCTGCCCGCGTATCTGCTGGATCGCGGCATGCGTCCGGCCGACGGCATGGCAGCGCTTGCCATCATCGCGCTGGCCAATGTGGCCGGCATCTACGTGTTCGGCCTGCTGGGCGGACGCCACAGCAAAAAGTACCTGCTCGCCGGCATCTACCTCGCGCGCACGTCGGCGATGGCGCTGTTCCTGCTGCTGCCGCTGGGCACGCCTACCTTGTACCTGTTCTGCGCCGCGATGGGTTTCCTGTGGCTCGGCACCGTGCCGCTGACCAACGGGATCCTCGCGCAGGTGTTTGGCGTGCGCTACCTCGCCACGCTGTTCGGCTTTGTGTTCTTCGGCCACCAGCTTGGCTCGTTCTTCGGCGTATGGCTGGGCGGGCTGGTGTTCGAGCTGACGGGTTCGTACGAGCCGGTCTGGTTCGGCGCCATGGTGCTGGGCGTGCTGGCCGCGGCGCTGCACTGGCCGATCGACGACCGGCAGATCGTCAGGGCCGGCCTCGCGCCGGCGCGGACATGA
- a CDS encoding LysR substrate-binding domain-containing protein, producing MSVPLVRLFPLDLLKGFVAVGRRMSITQAADDLCLTQSAVSRQIHALEEQLKVPLFVRKHRGVAFTAEGERLFRSADSALQQLQDVVAEVRRIEGQRPVTVTASIGVTGLWLLPRLGSLQKTHPHLDVRLSASNRISDLRAEGIDLAVRYCRDAAAPPGAVRLFGEHIAPVAHPSLVREVAKAAGHDEALLRLPLLEFDDPRPWLQWRSWLEPSGYHQASQRGMLRFNQYDQVIHAALAGQGIALGRLELVRPLIDGGQLVIVPTALQAPPSPNAYWLVHASDDPREDVRRVAEWICLEAAHTVRTPGRSPAT from the coding sequence ATGTCAGTGCCGCTCGTCAGACTGTTCCCGCTCGACCTGCTCAAGGGCTTCGTCGCCGTTGGCCGGCGCATGAGCATCACCCAGGCAGCTGATGACCTGTGCCTGACGCAGTCGGCGGTCAGCCGGCAGATCCACGCGCTGGAAGAGCAGCTGAAGGTGCCGCTGTTCGTGCGCAAGCATCGCGGCGTCGCCTTCACCGCCGAGGGCGAACGCTTGTTCCGCAGTGCCGACAGCGCGCTGCAGCAGTTGCAGGACGTGGTCGCCGAGGTACGCCGCATCGAGGGCCAGCGGCCGGTCACGGTCACCGCCAGCATCGGCGTCACCGGCTTGTGGCTGCTGCCGCGGCTGGGGAGCCTGCAGAAGACGCATCCGCACCTGGATGTGCGCCTGTCCGCCAGCAACCGCATCAGCGACCTGCGCGCCGAGGGCATCGACCTCGCCGTGCGCTATTGCCGCGATGCCGCGGCGCCGCCCGGTGCCGTGCGCCTGTTCGGCGAGCACATCGCCCCGGTCGCCCATCCGTCGCTGGTGCGCGAGGTAGCCAAGGCGGCCGGGCACGACGAGGCGCTGCTGCGCCTGCCGCTGCTGGAATTCGACGATCCCCGCCCGTGGCTGCAGTGGCGCAGCTGGCTGGAGCCAAGCGGCTACCATCAGGCGAGCCAGCGCGGCATGCTGCGCTTCAACCAGTACGACCAGGTCATCCATGCCGCGCTGGCGGGCCAGGGCATCGCACTGGGGCGGCTGGAGCTGGTGCGGCCGCTGATCGATGGCGGCCAGCTGGTGATCGTGCCGACGGCGCTGCAAGCGCCGCCGAGCCCTAACGCGTATTGGCTGGTCCATGCCTCGGACGATCCGCGCGAGGATGTCAGGCGCGTGGCCGAATGGATCTGCCTTGAAGCCGCGCACACCGTCAGGACGCCCGGGCGCTCCCCAGCCACCTGA
- a CDS encoding DUF2917 domain-containing protein: MSCILFLEAECRRLRLRAGAELVCRGGSLWLTFEAGERPSPDVMLAPGERYRLHRDADVFIAALHGAGPALCQIEAPPRSRGAGSSWLGRFRWLGSARAS, translated from the coding sequence ATGTCATGCATTCTTTTCCTGGAAGCGGAATGCCGGCGCCTGCGACTGCGCGCCGGCGCGGAACTGGTCTGCCGCGGCGGCAGCCTGTGGCTGACCTTCGAAGCGGGGGAGCGGCCGTCGCCTGACGTGATGCTCGCGCCCGGCGAGCGCTACCGGCTGCATCGCGACGCCGACGTGTTCATCGCCGCGCTGCATGGCGCCGGCCCCGCGTTGTGCCAGATCGAAGCGCCGCCGCGCTCCCGCGGCGCCGGTTCGTCGTGGCTCGGGCGATTCAGGTGGCTGGGGAGCGCCCGGGCGTCCTGA